The Arachis hypogaea cultivar Tifrunner chromosome 19, arahy.Tifrunner.gnm2.J5K5, whole genome shotgun sequence genome has a window encoding:
- the LOC112776294 gene encoding guanosine deaminase isoform X1: MEDNAADAATVPRTVNALQDRDIKFLTKAIEEAYKAVECGDGRPFGAVVVRNGVVVVSCHNMVLRKSDPTAHAEINAIREVKFIACKKLNQIYLADCEIYASCEPCPMCLGAIKLSKIKRLVYGAKAEAAVAIGFDPSNANAPNQKSELEIKKADGAIALMAEQVFEKTKGKFLMP, from the exons ATGGAGGACAACGCTGCTGATGCTGCCACCGTCCCTCGTACTGTGAATG CTTTACAGGATAGAGATATCAAGTTCCTGACTAAAGCTATCGAAGAAGCATATAAAGCTGTTGAATGTGGCGATGGACGACCATTTGGTGCTGTTGTTGTTAGAAATGGTGTAGTAGTTGTGAGCTGTCATAACATGGTTTTAAGGAAGAGTGATCCCACTGCTCATGCTGAAATTAATGCTATCAGAGAGGTTAAATTCATA GCatgtaaaaagctaaatcaaATTTATCTTGCTGACTGTGAAATCTATGCTTCTTGTGAACCTTGTCCAATGTGCTTGGGTGCAATTAAGCTTTCAAAAATTAAG AGATTGGTTTATGGAGCAAAAGCAGAGGCAGCAGTAGCAATCGGATTCGATCCTTCCAATGCCAATGCGCCTAACCAGAAGTCCGAATTGGAGATTAAGAAGGCAGATGGTGCTATTGCTTTAATGGCAGAACAAGTATTTGAGAAGACAAAGGGAAAGTTCCTTATGCCCTGA
- the LOC112776294 gene encoding guanosine deaminase isoform X2 gives MEDNAADAATVPRTVNALQDRDIKFLTKAIEEAYKAVECGDGRPFGAVVVRNGVVVVSCHNMVLRKSDPTAHAEINAIREACKKLNQIYLADCEIYASCEPCPMCLGAIKLSKIKRLVYGAKAEAAVAIGFDPSNANAPNQKSELEIKKADGAIALMAEQVFEKTKGKFLMP, from the exons ATGGAGGACAACGCTGCTGATGCTGCCACCGTCCCTCGTACTGTGAATG CTTTACAGGATAGAGATATCAAGTTCCTGACTAAAGCTATCGAAGAAGCATATAAAGCTGTTGAATGTGGCGATGGACGACCATTTGGTGCTGTTGTTGTTAGAAATGGTGTAGTAGTTGTGAGCTGTCATAACATGGTTTTAAGGAAGAGTGATCCCACTGCTCATGCTGAAATTAATGCTATCAGAGAG GCatgtaaaaagctaaatcaaATTTATCTTGCTGACTGTGAAATCTATGCTTCTTGTGAACCTTGTCCAATGTGCTTGGGTGCAATTAAGCTTTCAAAAATTAAG AGATTGGTTTATGGAGCAAAAGCAGAGGCAGCAGTAGCAATCGGATTCGATCCTTCCAATGCCAATGCGCCTAACCAGAAGTCCGAATTGGAGATTAAGAAGGCAGATGGTGCTATTGCTTTAATGGCAGAACAAGTATTTGAGAAGACAAAGGGAAAGTTCCTTATGCCCTGA